A genomic region of Cannabis sativa cultivar Pink pepper isolate KNU-18-1 chromosome 1, ASM2916894v1, whole genome shotgun sequence contains the following coding sequences:
- the LOC133034824 gene encoding uncharacterized protein LOC133034824, which translates to MEAQGLVKAGSRKSIGNGDNVSILLDPWLPDPSNPFVQSDHPGLVNQNVSSLFSVHSKSWDYEVINDLFDERDKNLVLSIQLSGSATADKWCWNDEPNGLYTVKSAYRRLQQVSGVHVADQDQKMFKAIRKLEVPPKVQHFLWRVLVGCLPTKVQLSTKKVNVDLYCPFCNLAVETISHILLECRFARSCWCVSNAPTGANNGDFNRWFNALIEHHSAAVVQEAACISWKIWSVRNELLWNKKTCSAMDVVRSARTVLNQYCSAQTQKTGALLFDDINNEQNKFGFGCVARDTNGMLLEAISASRFGVVKPEIAETIGIKETLSWIERKQWSNVVIETDALVVVQAINSSILMPSQFGLLVGDCRALISSLNNVSLKFVKRSANRAAHCLARESCFS; encoded by the exons ATGGAAGCACAAGGGCTAGTCAAGGCGGGTTCTAGAAAGTCTATTGGCAATGGGGataatgtaagtattttgttggATCCATGGCTTCCCGACCCTTCTAATCCTTTTGTTCAATCTGATCATCCGGGTTTAGTGAATCAAAATGTTTCTAGCTTATTTTCGGTGCATTCTAAGAGCTGGGACTATGAGGTTATCAATGATCTCTTTGATGAAAGGGATAAGAATCTTGTGTTGTCTATTCAATTGAGTGGCTCTGCTACAGCTGATAAGTGGTGTTGGAATGATGAACCCAATGGCTTATACACGGTCAAAAGTGCATACCGAAGGCTACAGCAAGTTTCTGGTGTGCATGTTGCTGATCAAGACCAAAAAATGTTCAAGGCTATACGGAAGTTGGAAGTTCCTCCGAAAGTGCAGCACTTCTTGTGGCGTGTATTAGTCGGTTGCCTTCCTACAAAGGTTCAGCTCAGTACAAAAAAGGTTAATGTCGATTTGTATTGCCCTTTTTGTAATCTGGCCGTGGAAACTATCAGCCACATCTTGCTGGAATGCCGATTTGCACGGAGCTGCTGGTGTGTTTCCAATGCTCCAACTGGTGCGAATAATGGAGACTTCAACAGATGGTTCAATGCTCTTATTGAGCATCACTCGGCTGCCGTGGTTCAGGAAGCAGCATGTATTAGTTGGAAGATTTGGTCTGTTCGTAATGAGCTTCTATGGAATAAAAAAACTTGCTCTGCTATGGATGTGGTCCGTTCAGCTAGGACTGTGCTTAACCAATATTGTTCTGCTCAAACTCAAAAGACGGGGGCGTTATTGTTTGATGATATCAATAAT GAACAAAACAAGTTTGGCTTTGGGTGCGTCGCCCGTGATACGAATGGAATGCTTCTTGAAGCCATTTCTGCTTCTCGGTTTGGAGTGGTTAAACCAGAAATTGCCGAGACAATTGGCATTAAGGAGACCTTGAGTTGGATAGAAAGAAAGCAGTGGTCCAATGTCGTAATTGAAACTGATGCTCTGGTGGTGGTACAAGCTATTAATAGCTCAATTTTAATGCCTTCTCAGTTTGGATTACTTGTTGGGGATTGTCGGGCTTTAATTTCGTCTTTGAATAATGTTTCGTTAAaatttgttaaacgatctgcaaatagGGCTGCTCATTGTCTTGCTAGAGAGTCTTGTTTTTCGTGA
- the LOC133033564 gene encoding vacuolar-processing enzyme-like produces the protein MATGTVTLLLSLLALSVIASGSRELVGDVLRLPSQASRFFRPANSAADDADSVGTRWAVLIAGSDGYWNYRHQADICHAYQLLKKGGLKDENIVVFMYDDIASNEENPRPGVIINHPHGGDVYKGVPKDYTGEDVTVGNFFAAILGNKTAIKGGSGKVVDSGPNDHIFVYYSDHGGPGVLGMPTVPYLYADELNEVLKKKHALGTYKSLVFYLEACESGSIFEGLLPEGLNIYATTASNADESSWGTYCPGEDPSPPPEYETCLGDLYSVAWMEDSDVHNMRTETLHQQYELVKKRTSSDNSAYGSHVMQYGDVGLSENSLFNYIGTNPANDNFTFVDENSLRPPTKAVNQRDADLVHFWDKFRKAPEGSPRKIKAQKEFLEAMSHRMHLDESVKLVGKLLFGIENGPEVLNAVRSSGLPLVDDWKCLKTLVRTFETHCGSLSHM, from the exons ATGGCCACCGGCACCGTCACCCTCCTCCTATCTCTTCTTGCTCTCTCTGTAATCGCCTCCGGTAGCCGGGAACTAGTCGGAGATGTTCTCCGATTGCCCTCTCAAGCTTCCAGATTTTTCCGACCTGCTAATTCTGCTGCCGACGATGCTGATTCCGTCGGGACCAGATGGGCTGTTCTGATTGCTGGTTCAGATGGGTATTGGAATTACAGGCATCAG GCTGACATATGTCATGCTTACCAACTCTTGAAGAAAGGTGGTTTAAAGGATGAGAACATTGTTGTGTTTATGTATGATGATATAGCTTCCAATGAAGAGAACCCAAGGCCTGGAGTCATTATTAACCACCCACATGGGGGTGATGTCTATAAAGGTGTTCCAAAG GATTATACTGGTGAAGATGTCACTGTTGGGAACTTTTTCGCCGCCATTCTCGGAAATAAAACTGCCATTAAAGGGGGTAGTGGGAAGGTTGTAGATAGTGGTCCCAATGATCATATCTTTGTCTACTACTCTGATCATGGTGGTCCTGGTGTTCTTG GAATGCCTACCGTTCCTTACCTTTATGCTGATGAACTGAATGAAGTTTTAAAAAAGAAGCATGCTTTAGGGACCTACAAAAGCTTG GTGTTTTACCTTGAAGCTTGTGAATCTGGAAGTATCTTCGAAGGTCTTCTCCCTGAGGGTTTGAATATCTATGCAACCACTGCTTCGAATGCAGATGAAAGCAGTTGGGGTACTTACTGCCCTGGAGAGGATCCCAGTCCCCCACCAGAATACGAAACCTGTTTGGGCGATTTGTACAGTGTTGCTTGGATGGAAGACAG TGATGTACACAATATGCGGACGGAAACTTTGCATCAGCAATATGAATTG GTTAAGAAGAGGACATCCAGTGATAATTCTGCTTATGGGTCTCATGTGATGCAATATGGGGATGTTGGGCTTAGCGAAAACAGTCTCTTCAACTATATTGGTACAAATCCTGCAAATGACAATTTTACttttgtggacgagaactcttTGAGGCCACCTACAAAAGCCGTTAACCAGCGTGATGCTGATCTCGTCCATTTCTGGGATAAG TTTCGAAAGGCTCCTGAAGGCTCACCAAGGAAAATCAAAGCCCAGAAGGAGTTTCTTGAAGCAATGTCACACAGAATGCATTTAGATGAGAGTGTGAAACTTGTTGGAAAGCTCTTGTTTGGAATTGAGAATGGTCCAGAGGTTCTCAACGCCGTTCGCTCTTCTGGACTTCCACTTGTTGATGATTGGAAATGTCTCAAGACACTG GTGAGGACATTTGAGACACACTGTGGATCTCTGTCCCATATGTAG
- the LOC133033565 gene encoding zinc protease PQQL-like isoform X1, translating into MSLGAPKLSVSLLIAQRLANHTALASGHLKNRSVLEEDDERGVAHIVEHLAFSATEKYTNHDIVKFLESIGAEFGACQNAVTSADDTVYELFVPVDKPELLSQAISILAEFSTEVRVSKDDLQKERGAVMEEYRGSRNATGRMQDANWILMMEGSKYAERLPIGLEKVIRNVSAETVKQFYKKWYHLSNMAVIAVGDFSDTESVVELIKTHFGHKVSAPEPPVIPTFSVPSHNEPRFSCFVESEAAGSAVMISYKLQVGELKTVRDYKDLLAESMFLHALNQRFFKISRRKDPPHFSCSAAAEILVDPLKAYIMTSSCKKGGTIEALKSMLIEVARVRIHGFSEREVSIVRSQLMSEIESAYLERDQMQSSSLRDEYLQHFLRNEPVIGIEYEAQLQKTILPHILASDLSKYAEKLQTSCSCVIKTIEPRASAVVDDLKDVVSKINAAEKEGKIAPWDEEKIPEEIVCTKPNPGEIVQQCEYPNIGATELILSN; encoded by the exons ATGTCTCTAGGAGCACCAAAGTTAAGTGTATCACTTCTAATAGCCCAACGACTTGCAAACCACACGGCCTTAGCAAGCGGACACTTGAAGAATAG ATCAGTTTTGGAAGAGGACGATGAGCGTGGAGTTGCGCACATAGTTGAGCACCTTGCTTTTAGCGCCACTGAGAAATACACAAATCATGATATTGTGAAGTTTCTTGAAAGTATTGGTGCAGAATTTGGTGCCTGCCAGAATGCAGTAACATCTGCTGATGACACTGTTTATGAGCTGTTTGTTCCTGTTGACAAGCCTGAACTATTATCACAGGCCATTTCAATTTTGGCAGAATTCAGCACAGAG GTTCGTGTCTCAAAAGATGATTTGCAAAAAGAAAGGGGTGCTGTAATGGAAGAATACAGAGGGAGCAGAAATGCCACTGGAAGGATGCAGGATGCAAATTGGATTTTGATGATGGAAGGTTCAAAG TACGCCGAACGGTTACCAATTGGATTAGAGAAGGTGATTCGGAATGTGTCAGCTGAGACTGTGAAACAGTTTTATAAGAAGTGGTACCATTTGAGCAATATGGCAGTGATAGCAGTTGGAGATTTTTCTGATACAGAG AGTGTAGTTGAGCTGATAAAGACTCATTTTGGACATAAAGTTTCAGCACCTGAACCTCCAGTAATACCTACATTTTCTGTTCCATCTCATAACGAACCGCGCTTTTCATGCTTTGTTGAATCTGAAGCTGCTGGG TCTGCAGTAATGATTAGCTATAAGTTGCAAGTGGGTGAACTGAAGACAGTGAGGGACTATAAAGATTTACTTGCAGAATCCATGTTTCTCCATGCTCTGAACCAGAGATTTTTTAAAATCTCTCGAAGAAAGGATCCACCTCATTTCTCATGCTCAGCTGCTGCAGAAATTCTGGTTGATCCATTAAAGGCTTATATAATGACATCATCTTGCAAAAAAGGAGGGACCATTGAAGCCCTGAAATCAATGCTGATTGAG GTCGCCAGGGTACGGATACACGGATTTTCAGAACGAGAAGTGTCTATAGTTCGATCTCAGCTTATGTCAGAGATTGAATCTGCGTATTTGGAACGTGATCAAATGCAATCATCAAGCTTGCGGGATGAATATTTACAG CATTTTCTCCGAAATGAACCTGTAATCGGGATTGAGTATGAAGCTCAACTTCAGAAGACTATTTTGCCAC ATATTTTGGCATCAGATCTATCCAAGTACGCAGAGAAGCTTCAAACATCATGTAGCTGTGTAATTAAGACAATTGAGCCACGAGCTTCTGCAGTAGTAGATGATCTTAAAGATGTTGTATCGAAGATTAATGCTGCGGAAAAAGAAGGAAAAATTGCACCATGGGATGAAGAAAAAATTCCTGAAGAAATTGTTTGTACAAAACCAAATCCAGG agaGATAGTGCAGCAGTGTGAATATCCAAACATTGGAGCCACAGaattaattttatcaaattaa
- the LOC133033565 gene encoding zinc protease PQQL-like isoform X2 has translation MSLGAPKLSVSLLIAQRLANHTALASGHLKNRSVLEEDDERGVAHIVEHLAFSATEKYTNHDIVKFLESIGAEFGACQNAVTSADDTVYELFVPVDKPELLSQAISILAEFSTEVRVSKDDLQKERGAVMEEYRGSRNATGRMQDANWILMMEGSKYAERLPIGLEKVIRNVSAETVKQFYKKWYHLSNMAVIAVGDFSDTESVVELIKTHFGHKVSAPEPPVIPTFSVPSHNEPRFSCFVESEAAGSAVMISYKLQVGELKTVRDYKDLLAESMFLHALNQRFFKISRRKDPPHFSCSAAAEILVDPLKAYIMTSSCKKGGTIEALKSMLIEVARVRIHGFSEREVSIVRSQLMSEIESAYLERDQMQSSSLRDEYLQHFLRNEPVIGIEYEAQLQKTILPHILASDLSKYAEKLQTSCSCVIKTIEPRASAVVDDLKDVVSKINAAEKEGKIAPWDEEKIPEEIVCTKPNPG, from the exons ATGTCTCTAGGAGCACCAAAGTTAAGTGTATCACTTCTAATAGCCCAACGACTTGCAAACCACACGGCCTTAGCAAGCGGACACTTGAAGAATAG ATCAGTTTTGGAAGAGGACGATGAGCGTGGAGTTGCGCACATAGTTGAGCACCTTGCTTTTAGCGCCACTGAGAAATACACAAATCATGATATTGTGAAGTTTCTTGAAAGTATTGGTGCAGAATTTGGTGCCTGCCAGAATGCAGTAACATCTGCTGATGACACTGTTTATGAGCTGTTTGTTCCTGTTGACAAGCCTGAACTATTATCACAGGCCATTTCAATTTTGGCAGAATTCAGCACAGAG GTTCGTGTCTCAAAAGATGATTTGCAAAAAGAAAGGGGTGCTGTAATGGAAGAATACAGAGGGAGCAGAAATGCCACTGGAAGGATGCAGGATGCAAATTGGATTTTGATGATGGAAGGTTCAAAG TACGCCGAACGGTTACCAATTGGATTAGAGAAGGTGATTCGGAATGTGTCAGCTGAGACTGTGAAACAGTTTTATAAGAAGTGGTACCATTTGAGCAATATGGCAGTGATAGCAGTTGGAGATTTTTCTGATACAGAG AGTGTAGTTGAGCTGATAAAGACTCATTTTGGACATAAAGTTTCAGCACCTGAACCTCCAGTAATACCTACATTTTCTGTTCCATCTCATAACGAACCGCGCTTTTCATGCTTTGTTGAATCTGAAGCTGCTGGG TCTGCAGTAATGATTAGCTATAAGTTGCAAGTGGGTGAACTGAAGACAGTGAGGGACTATAAAGATTTACTTGCAGAATCCATGTTTCTCCATGCTCTGAACCAGAGATTTTTTAAAATCTCTCGAAGAAAGGATCCACCTCATTTCTCATGCTCAGCTGCTGCAGAAATTCTGGTTGATCCATTAAAGGCTTATATAATGACATCATCTTGCAAAAAAGGAGGGACCATTGAAGCCCTGAAATCAATGCTGATTGAG GTCGCCAGGGTACGGATACACGGATTTTCAGAACGAGAAGTGTCTATAGTTCGATCTCAGCTTATGTCAGAGATTGAATCTGCGTATTTGGAACGTGATCAAATGCAATCATCAAGCTTGCGGGATGAATATTTACAG CATTTTCTCCGAAATGAACCTGTAATCGGGATTGAGTATGAAGCTCAACTTCAGAAGACTATTTTGCCAC ATATTTTGGCATCAGATCTATCCAAGTACGCAGAGAAGCTTCAAACATCATGTAGCTGTGTAATTAAGACAATTGAGCCACGAGCTTCTGCAGTAGTAGATGATCTTAAAGATGTTGTATCGAAGATTAATGCTGCGGAAAAAGAAGGAAAAATTGCACCATGGGATGAAGAAAAAATTCCTGAAGAAATTGTTTGTACAAAACCAAATCCAGGGTAA